The sequence CCCAGACCGAGGCGGCGAGGACGTGCAGGAACAGTCTGAAGGTGTCGAGGGTGTCCACGACCGACGATCCTGCCCGAAGCGGGCAGGATCAGGCGAGTTCGGCAAGCACGTCGGACGCCGGCCGGTCGCGGTCGTTGACCGCCGGTGTCGCATTCGGATCGCCGCCGAGGCCGATGGAGCCGACGGTGTCGATCGCAGCGAGCAGGTCACGCAGTGAGCGCGGGGGAGGGAAGTACTCCTCCTCGTCGGTCACCCGCACCTCCTCGGTGCCGTTGCGCGGCGCCAGGCGGGCAATGACGCTCTCCACGAGCTCCTCGGGCGCCGACGCGCCTGCGGTCACACCGACCGTGCCGGACAGCTCCGGCAGCTCCTCGGTCGAGTTGACACGGAGCACCTGGGGGCAGCCGGCTTCGACGGCCAACTTCTCGAGCGCCCGCGTGTTGGAGGAGTTGGCCGACCCGATCACCACAACGGCGTCGCAGCGCGAAGCGATCTCGAGCAGGGCGGTCTGGCGGTTGGTGGTGGCGAAGCAGAGGTCGCTGCGACCCGGCATCCATGTGTCCGGGAACCGGTCCTTGGTGGCGTCGGCCACCTCAGCCCAGTCGCGGTGCGACAGGGTCGTCTGGGCCAGCAGCGCCACCGGGGTCTCGAGCTCGGGCAGCGCCTTGACCTCCTCGATCGACTCGACCCGGTGGATCGCGTCGGGAGCCACCGCCATCGTGCCCACGGCTTCTTCGTGGCCTTCATGGCCGACGTACACGATGTCGTATCCCTTGCGGGCGCGCACCTTCACCTCGTGGTGCACCTTGGTGACCAGAGGGCAGACGG is a genomic window of Actinomycetes bacterium containing:
- the ispH gene encoding 4-hydroxy-3-methylbut-2-enyl diphosphate reductase, with the protein product MAIKALAWMVRAFEPPVYCYHEIVHNQIVVRRFEDLGVVFVDDIAVVPPGRPIMLSAHGSAPEVVEAARDTGGFVVDAVCPLVTKVHHEVKVRARKGYDIVYVGHEGHEEAVGTMAVAPDAIHRVESIEEVKALPELETPVALLAQTTLSHRDWAEVADATKDRFPDTWMPGRSDLCFATTNRQTALLEIASRCDAVVVIGSANSSNTRALEKLAVEAGCPQVLRVNSTEELPELSGTVGVTAGASAPEELVESVIARLAPRNGTEEVRVTDEEEYFPPPRSLRDLLAAIDTVGSIGLGGDPNATPAVNDRDRPASDVLAELA